In Sphingopyxis sp. 113P3, one DNA window encodes the following:
- the terL gene encoding phage terminase large subunit has translation MASTPIELDNREYLALLDERARREEARRAEEARRVTAENEALIRERCQTLDGFIQEFWTILEPKRELRFGWALLAMCKHLTAVTEGLIQFLLMTVPPGMMKSLLLVFWTAWEWGPKGRPDIQVLATSYSQPNVLRDNVKLRRLVESDKYQALWPLKLRDDQNAKGKFENTGNGFSEARPFSSMTGGRGDRVKIDDPHSTETAESETERQTAVRIFREGITDRLNDVTSSAIVIIMQRLHEQDIAAVALELDIGFVHLNLPMEFEADRRCQTYVNGELFFEDPRTEDGELLFPERFPRLEIERLKKAKGSYAYSGQYQQRPTPRSGGMFQRSDFEIIDALPAGEARRVRAWDFAASEAKAGSKPDWTVGLKAALIGDLFIVEDVERGQWKPSGVETVLKNTASQDGPDVTVRIPEDPGAAGKADAETKVKLLKGYPVTKVRPTGEKSVRARPAAAQAEAGNIKLLRGPWVTAFLDEVCAFPAGANDDQVDALSDAINELALGQEKSGWFI, from the coding sequence GTGGCGTCGACACCGATTGAACTTGATAACCGGGAATATCTTGCGTTGCTCGACGAGCGCGCGCGGCGCGAAGAGGCGCGGCGTGCGGAAGAGGCGCGGCGCGTAACCGCGGAGAACGAGGCGCTCATCCGCGAGCGCTGCCAGACGCTTGACGGCTTCATTCAGGAGTTCTGGACGATCCTCGAGCCCAAGCGCGAGCTTCGGTTCGGCTGGGCCCTGCTCGCCATGTGCAAGCACCTGACCGCGGTCACGGAAGGGCTTATCCAGTTCCTCCTCATGACCGTGCCGCCCGGCATGATGAAATCGCTCCTGCTCGTCTTCTGGACGGCATGGGAGTGGGGCCCTAAGGGTCGGCCCGATATTCAGGTTCTCGCGACCTCGTACAGCCAGCCGAACGTGCTGCGCGACAACGTCAAGCTCCGCCGGCTGGTCGAGAGCGATAAGTACCAGGCGCTTTGGCCGCTCAAGCTGCGCGACGACCAGAACGCGAAGGGCAAATTCGAGAATACCGGCAACGGCTTCTCCGAGGCGCGACCGTTCAGTTCGATGACCGGCGGCCGCGGCGACCGCGTCAAGATCGACGACCCGCATTCGACCGAGACCGCCGAGAGTGAGACCGAGCGGCAGACCGCGGTCCGTATCTTCCGTGAGGGGATCACCGACCGTCTGAACGACGTGACCTCGTCGGCGATCGTCATCATCATGCAGCGGCTCCACGAGCAGGATATCGCCGCGGTGGCGCTCGAGCTCGATATCGGCTTCGTGCATCTCAACCTCCCGATGGAGTTTGAGGCGGACCGTCGCTGCCAGACATACGTCAACGGCGAACTCTTCTTCGAGGATCCGCGCACCGAAGACGGCGAGCTGCTGTTTCCCGAACGATTCCCGCGGCTCGAAATCGAACGGCTCAAGAAGGCCAAGGGCTCCTATGCCTATTCGGGCCAGTACCAGCAGCGCCCGACGCCGCGCTCGGGCGGCATGTTCCAGCGCTCGGACTTCGAGATCATCGACGCCTTGCCCGCCGGCGAGGCTCGCCGCGTGCGCGCTTGGGACTTCGCGGCCAGCGAGGCCAAGGCAGGCAGCAAGCCCGACTGGACCGTCGGCCTCAAGGCTGCGCTGATCGGCGACCTGTTCATCGTCGAGGATGTCGAGCGTGGGCAATGGAAGCCCTCGGGCGTCGAGACCGTGCTCAAAAACACCGCGTCGCAGGACGGGCCCGATGTCACGGTTCGAATTCCCGAAGATCCCGGCGCCGCTGGCAAGGCGGACGCTGAGACCAAGGTGAAGCTCCTCAAGGGATATCCAGTCACAAAGGTGCGCCCGACCGGCGAGAAGTCTGTTCGTGCACGCCCGGCTGCGGCGCAGGCCGAAGCCGGAAATATCAAGCTGCTGCGCGGACCTTGGGTCACCGCCTTCCTCGATGAGGTCTGCGCCTTCCCCGCGGGAGCGAACGACGACCAGGTCGACGCACTGTCCGACGCAATCAACGAATTGGCCCTCGGGCAAGAGAAGAGCGGCTGGTTCATCTGA
- a CDS encoding DnaB-like helicase C-terminal domain-containing protein, with product MTDDFKLPRNVEAEAALIGAMMIDNRVIDGVADRVSADEFYEPLHGRIFETITTLAAQGKVANPVTVKPFFEADEAMKEVGGVGYLAQLTGSGAGVIGARDFAAQIRDLAKLRGVITIAEELAARARDTAAGIDPEALISDAEENLASVAGDNSDAITFHLADCMGQVEEEWDKPPTGVLSGSILSLDKTMGRSRPDDLIILAGRPSMGKTAAAISYAVGVARQAISPVEDERADGGGVAFISLEMSALQIGQRALADIAAYSHPIAFASITNGWMGHDQKARARAIREEARKIPLTVVDTASLTIARLDGIVRRLARSFAAKGTPLRLVVVDYLQLMNAGRATSNRTEEVTHISRGLKQIAKRHKVAVMALSQLSRQVENREDKRPQLSDLRESGSIEQDADKIVFVYRESYYHERARPLESDKMYETRILEWEADREALKDKIEFIVAKRRDGPEGTAVGQFVRENQAVRGAA from the coding sequence GTGACGGACGATTTCAAACTCCCCCGCAACGTCGAGGCCGAGGCGGCGCTCATCGGCGCGATGATGATCGATAACCGGGTCATCGACGGCGTCGCCGATCGCGTGTCGGCGGATGAATTCTATGAGCCGCTGCACGGCAGGATCTTCGAGACGATCACGACGCTTGCCGCTCAAGGCAAGGTTGCGAACCCGGTCACGGTCAAACCCTTCTTCGAGGCTGACGAGGCGATGAAGGAGGTCGGCGGCGTCGGCTATCTCGCCCAGCTCACCGGCTCGGGCGCTGGCGTCATCGGTGCGCGCGATTTCGCGGCGCAGATCCGCGACCTCGCGAAGCTCCGGGGCGTCATCACGATCGCCGAGGAACTTGCCGCCCGCGCACGAGACACCGCGGCGGGCATCGACCCCGAGGCGCTGATATCGGACGCCGAGGAAAACCTCGCGAGCGTCGCCGGCGACAATTCCGATGCGATCACCTTCCACCTGGCCGACTGCATGGGCCAGGTCGAGGAAGAATGGGACAAGCCCCCGACGGGCGTGCTCTCGGGCTCCATCCTGTCGCTCGACAAGACGATGGGCCGCTCGCGCCCCGACGACCTCATAATCCTCGCTGGGCGCCCGAGCATGGGCAAGACTGCCGCGGCCATATCCTACGCTGTCGGTGTCGCCCGGCAGGCGATTTCGCCGGTCGAAGACGAGCGCGCCGATGGCGGCGGCGTCGCTTTTATCAGCCTCGAGATGTCGGCCCTGCAGATCGGCCAGCGCGCGCTTGCGGACATTGCCGCCTATTCGCACCCGATCGCCTTCGCGTCGATCACGAACGGCTGGATGGGCCACGACCAGAAGGCCCGGGCCCGCGCTATCCGCGAGGAAGCCCGAAAGATCCCGCTCACGGTCGTCGATACCGCGTCGCTCACAATTGCGCGCCTCGACGGCATTGTCCGCCGCCTCGCTCGCAGCTTTGCCGCCAAGGGCACGCCGCTCCGGCTGGTCGTCGTCGACTATCTGCAGCTCATGAATGCAGGCCGGGCGACCAGCAACCGCACCGAAGAGGTCACGCATATCAGCCGCGGCCTCAAGCAGATCGCCAAGCGTCACAAGGTGGCCGTGATGGCGCTCTCGCAGCTGAGCCGCCAGGTCGAGAACCGCGAGGACAAGCGCCCCCAGCTGTCGGACCTCCGCGAGAGCGGCAGCATCGAGCAGGATGCCGACAAGATCGTGTTCGTCTACCGCGAATCCTACTACCACGAGCGAGCGCGGCCGCTGGAATCGGACAAGATGTACGAGACCCGCATCCTCGAGTGGGAAGCCGATCGCGAGGCTCTGAAAGACAAGATCGAATTCATCGTGGCGAAGCGTCGCGACGGGCCGGAGGGCACCGCCGTGGGTCAGTTCGTGCGCGAGAACCAAGCTGTTCGGGGAGCGGCATGA
- a CDS encoding S24 family peptidase, with protein MSSVQDDIRLVQELVEWSGTNVNQISKRIGVANTTINRFANGSATGRLHRDTIAKLRDEFPEFPGFATLGLPAVPQASEDDVEIQQWDVAYGMGAGGYLDLPVTGAKHKFSRSWLRQFTSAPPDKIFLADGTGDSMFPTILDADKVMIDTTQRELRMSDRIWAAAYGQTGIIKRLRPAPDGSVKILSDNPSVPPEVAYDGELHVVGRVVAIVRKT; from the coding sequence ATGAGCAGCGTTCAGGATGATATTCGCCTTGTGCAGGAGCTGGTTGAGTGGTCAGGGACCAACGTCAACCAGATATCCAAGCGGATCGGCGTCGCTAACACGACCATCAATCGCTTCGCGAACGGATCCGCGACCGGTCGCCTTCATCGCGACACTATTGCGAAGCTGAGAGATGAATTTCCTGAGTTTCCGGGCTTTGCCACACTCGGCCTTCCGGCGGTTCCTCAGGCCTCGGAGGACGACGTCGAGATCCAGCAATGGGACGTCGCCTATGGCATGGGCGCCGGCGGCTATCTAGACCTTCCGGTCACCGGTGCGAAGCACAAATTCTCGCGGTCGTGGCTGCGGCAGTTCACTTCGGCCCCGCCTGACAAGATATTCCTCGCGGACGGGACGGGGGATTCGATGTTTCCGACCATCCTCGACGCCGACAAGGTGATGATCGACACGACACAGCGCGAACTCCGGATGAGCGATCGCATTTGGGCCGCGGCCTATGGGCAGACCGGGATTATCAAGAGGCTCCGCCCGGCGCCCGACGGCAGTGTTAAGATCCTATCTGACAATCCTTCCGTCCCGCCCGAGGTCGCCTATGACGGTGAGCTGCATGTCGTCGGCCGCGTCGTGGCGATCGTGCGCAAGACCTGA
- a CDS encoding HNH endonuclease signature motif containing protein translates to MATQLANRETCRPAFSRDDIARFQSRVSPEPNSGCWLWLGAANEQGRGSFRYGMAGEQKRTGLASRISYEMAIGPIPDGMQVLHRCDVPLCVNPDHLFLGTVTDNMRDMVAKGRHRLTGLPLENSLKTHCRHGHLLDGDNLWIRADGARICKSCRARIARNYRRKCK, encoded by the coding sequence ATGGCAACCCAGCTCGCCAATCGCGAAACTTGCCGCCCTGCGTTCTCGCGGGACGATATAGCGCGGTTTCAGAGCCGGGTTTCCCCTGAGCCGAACAGTGGTTGTTGGCTATGGCTTGGAGCGGCCAATGAGCAGGGTAGGGGATCGTTTCGCTATGGCATGGCTGGCGAGCAAAAGCGGACCGGGCTCGCATCGAGGATCTCCTACGAAATGGCAATCGGGCCAATTCCCGATGGCATGCAGGTGCTGCATCGCTGCGACGTTCCGCTTTGCGTGAACCCTGACCATTTGTTCCTTGGCACCGTCACCGACAACATGCGGGACATGGTGGCGAAGGGACGTCACCGCCTGACCGGTCTTCCGCTCGAAAACAGCCTCAAAACGCACTGCCGACACGGGCACCTGCTCGACGGCGACAACCTTTGGATCCGGGCCGACGGCGCCCGCATCTGCAAATCTTGCCGCGCGAGAATTGCGCGCAATTACCGGAGGAAATGCAAATGA
- a CDS encoding anti-CBASS protein Acb1 family protein: MQAQGSLIANAAGAIRDRLARLMPWAYGFNSKHDFAKDYGWPECLGFEQFYRMYCRSGLAAAAVDKTIAKTWQTMPALWESEKPAESKAEVAIRKHFAKKNIWRSLMEADRRSMVGEYAGAIILLRDGKPLDQPVSGVRRGVESIAGIIPAWQGQLTVVDWDSVQGSETYGEPMFYQFDEQAVGNPQNTANSQVRIHRDRVLIWSDDGTLNCRSALEPGYDDLCDAMKVKGAGGEGFWKSARGAPIIEAPQGVTVEDVKRGMGASTNEEVLEKLNEKVEVFQAGFDKALMIGGFSAKPMTITLPQPKEFWEPCVQSFAASMGIPFKILVGNITGERASTEDKTEWAETCMSRRENRVLPILNEFVERLVSWGVLEKKDWTIGWTSLLEASPDDKLDRAAKMSQINQQAGSEPVFLPDEIREEAGYKPGDEVEGFEEFMREREARAREMAEDGPTQTIPGDEVVE; the protein is encoded by the coding sequence ATGCAGGCGCAAGGTTCTCTCATCGCAAATGCCGCCGGTGCGATCCGCGATCGCCTCGCGCGCCTCATGCCGTGGGCCTACGGCTTCAACTCGAAGCACGACTTCGCAAAGGACTACGGCTGGCCTGAATGCCTCGGGTTTGAGCAGTTCTATCGGATGTACTGCCGCTCCGGCCTCGCTGCCGCAGCGGTCGACAAGACGATCGCAAAAACGTGGCAGACCATGCCCGCGCTCTGGGAAAGCGAGAAGCCTGCCGAGAGCAAGGCCGAGGTCGCGATCCGCAAGCATTTCGCCAAGAAGAACATCTGGCGCTCGCTCATGGAAGCTGATCGCCGGTCGATGGTCGGCGAATATGCCGGTGCCATCATCCTGCTCCGCGACGGCAAGCCGCTCGACCAGCCGGTCAGCGGGGTACGCCGCGGCGTCGAGAGCATCGCGGGAATCATCCCCGCGTGGCAGGGCCAGCTCACCGTCGTCGATTGGGACAGCGTCCAAGGCAGCGAGACCTATGGCGAGCCCATGTTCTACCAGTTCGACGAGCAGGCCGTCGGCAATCCCCAGAATACCGCAAACAGCCAGGTGCGCATTCACCGCGACCGCGTGCTGATTTGGTCGGATGACGGGACGCTCAACTGCCGCTCCGCGCTCGAGCCCGGGTATGACGACCTCTGCGACGCGATGAAGGTCAAGGGCGCCGGCGGCGAAGGCTTCTGGAAGTCGGCCCGCGGCGCGCCGATCATCGAAGCGCCGCAGGGCGTGACCGTCGAAGACGTTAAGCGCGGGATGGGAGCTTCCACCAACGAGGAGGTGCTGGAAAAGCTCAACGAGAAGGTCGAAGTTTTTCAGGCAGGCTTCGACAAGGCGCTCATGATCGGCGGCTTCTCGGCCAAGCCGATGACCATCACCCTCCCGCAGCCAAAGGAATTCTGGGAGCCCTGCGTGCAGTCGTTCGCGGCATCGATGGGCATCCCGTTCAAGATCCTCGTCGGCAACATCACCGGCGAGCGCGCCAGCACCGAAGACAAGACCGAGTGGGCCGAAACCTGCATGTCGCGGCGCGAAAACCGCGTGCTGCCGATCCTGAATGAGTTCGTCGAGCGCCTCGTTTCATGGGGAGTGCTCGAAAAAAAGGATTGGACCATCGGCTGGACCAGCCTCCTCGAGGCCTCGCCCGACGACAAGCTCGATCGCGCGGCGAAGATGTCGCAGATCAACCAGCAGGCCGGGAGTGAGCCGGTATTCCTGCCCGACGAGATCAGGGAAGAGGCCGGTTACAAGCCCGGCGATGAGGTCGAGGGCTTCGAGGAGTTCATGCGCGAGCGCGAGGCCCGGGCCCGCGAGATGGCCGAGGATGGGCCGACGCAGACAATCCCCGGTGATGAGGTGGTGGAATGA
- a CDS encoding DUF1643 domain-containing protein produces MAEALDLLGEPVIRRDATFLRPGVRLTLSRRWGPGPIACVIGCNPSDADALKDDPTSKWWNRWFQRYGFGGYDAVNVFPFCSPDPRVCKDRVAACFQGEWHDRDALHANFSHVSNLAKAADQVFVCWGNIARDIDFDCVEQMIEEIQSNEGPWPDLWCWGATKSGAPVHPMARGKHRIDPLGPAILWRAA; encoded by the coding sequence ATGGCCGAAGCTCTCGACCTTCTCGGTGAGCCGGTGATACGGCGCGATGCGACATTCCTGCGCCCCGGCGTGCGGCTGACACTGTCTCGCCGCTGGGGGCCGGGCCCGATCGCTTGCGTGATCGGCTGCAATCCATCGGACGCCGATGCACTCAAGGATGATCCGACCTCGAAGTGGTGGAACCGCTGGTTTCAGCGTTATGGTTTCGGCGGATACGACGCCGTGAACGTCTTTCCCTTCTGCTCGCCTGACCCGCGCGTTTGTAAGGATCGCGTAGCAGCGTGCTTCCAAGGGGAATGGCACGATCGCGACGCGCTGCACGCCAATTTCAGCCACGTGTCCAATCTCGCCAAGGCGGCCGATCAGGTTTTCGTCTGCTGGGGCAACATCGCGCGCGACATAGACTTCGATTGTGTCGAGCAGATGATCGAGGAAATACAGTCGAACGAAGGGCCGTGGCCCGATCTATGGTGCTGGGGAGCAACAAAAAGCGGCGCGCCCGTACACCCGATGGCGCGTGGCAAGCATCGCATCGATCCGCTCGGCCCGGCGATCCTTTGGAGGGCCGCGTGA
- a CDS encoding recombinase RecT, producing the protein MQMNAQTQIATRADNPLAILKTQIDERAKEFQAALPSHISPEKFQRTILTAVQADPELLKASRKSLILACMKAANDGLLPDRREAALIVFKRNYKDAQGAWQQALEVQYLPMVFGLRKKILQSKEVTDIKPNVVYRREVEEGHFIYEEGTEAMLRHKPILDLTDEESSDDNIVVAYSIATYKDGTKSYEVMRRFEINKVQNCSQTGALIDKRGKPRTPSGPWVDWYPEQAKKTVMRRHSKTLPQSGDLVDVEGSEIDQQRAALSAMGALGAGEPIDATPVAPALPQADDLPDHDADTGEIIDTVTPDNPNAAEGRADEQHGDQHDGTEEPQGDEDQPYAATVSELIERAAAAGTVIDLNAVEKDWQKHMAALPDVENARIDTAVKERRDQLTAK; encoded by the coding sequence ATGCAAATGAATGCCCAGACGCAAATCGCCACCCGAGCGGACAATCCGCTGGCGATCCTCAAAACCCAGATCGACGAGCGCGCAAAGGAATTTCAGGCCGCTCTCCCCAGCCACATTTCGCCGGAGAAGTTCCAGCGCACCATCCTGACCGCCGTTCAGGCGGACCCGGAATTGCTGAAAGCAAGCCGCAAGAGCCTGATCCTTGCTTGCATGAAGGCGGCAAACGACGGGCTTCTTCCGGACCGGCGCGAGGCGGCGCTGATCGTCTTTAAGCGCAACTACAAGGATGCGCAGGGCGCATGGCAACAGGCGCTTGAGGTCCAGTATCTCCCGATGGTTTTCGGGCTCCGCAAGAAGATCCTTCAATCGAAGGAGGTCACCGATATCAAGCCGAACGTCGTTTACCGGCGCGAGGTCGAGGAGGGCCATTTCATCTACGAGGAAGGCACCGAAGCCATGCTTCGCCACAAGCCCATCCTCGACCTTACGGATGAGGAATCGTCGGACGATAACATCGTCGTCGCCTATTCGATCGCGACATACAAGGATGGCACCAAGTCGTACGAAGTGATGCGCCGGTTCGAGATCAATAAGGTCCAGAACTGCAGCCAGACCGGCGCGCTCATCGATAAGCGCGGGAAGCCTCGCACTCCGAGCGGGCCTTGGGTCGACTGGTATCCCGAGCAGGCCAAGAAAACGGTGATGCGGCGGCACAGCAAGACGCTGCCGCAGTCCGGCGACCTGGTTGACGTCGAAGGCAGCGAGATTGATCAGCAGCGCGCCGCGCTCTCGGCAATGGGCGCGCTCGGGGCAGGCGAGCCGATCGATGCCACTCCGGTGGCGCCAGCGCTGCCACAAGCTGACGACCTTCCCGACCACGACGCCGATACCGGCGAAATCATCGACACCGTGACCCCCGATAACCCGAACGCTGCGGAAGGCCGCGCCGACGAACAGCACGGCGACCAGCACGACGGAACCGAGGAACCGCAGGGCGACGAAGACCAGCCCTATGCCGCGACCGTCTCCGAACTCATCGAACGCGCCGCGGCTGCCGGGACCGTCATCGACCTGAACGCGGTCGAGAAGGACTGGCAGAAGCACATGGCGGCGCTGCCCGACGTCGAGAACGCGCGCATCGACACGGCCGTCAAGGAACGCCGCGACCAGCTGACCGCGAAATAG
- a CDS encoding type IV toxin-antitoxin system AbiEi family antitoxin domain-containing protein, with protein sequence MAMMEQIPLVSLNDAAKASGKSYYEVYNLVASGRLSRIKRGSRVFVPAAELRGYMDDPENFSARRSTAVSPIFWRGIEYIPDDRRDGRDVLLWVDGHSALCSWRDGWRDSVGRIVRGATHYADVEGPGS encoded by the coding sequence ATGGCGATGATGGAACAAATCCCGCTCGTGAGCCTCAACGACGCCGCGAAGGCGAGCGGCAAGTCGTACTACGAGGTTTACAATCTCGTCGCATCGGGGCGCCTGTCCCGCATCAAGCGCGGCTCGCGCGTCTTCGTGCCCGCAGCTGAGCTTCGCGGCTACATGGACGATCCCGAGAACTTCTCCGCGCGCCGGAGCACCGCGGTCTCGCCGATCTTCTGGCGCGGGATCGAATATATCCCCGATGATCGCCGCGACGGCCGCGACGTGCTGCTCTGGGTCGATGGTCACTCGGCGCTCTGCTCATGGCGCGACGGCTGGCGGGATTCGGTCGGGCGCATCGTCCGGGGCGCAACGCACTACGCCGACGTGGAAGGACCGGGATCATGA
- a CDS encoding HIRAN domain-containing protein produces the protein MREMSLAVVGVGFDNKKGPPRQFEIAMCTPGEPVKLVPEPRNPADPNAIAVYSARDIQIGYLRAERAPMIGAAMRRGVVIAIFQRKEEWGATIRANLEGRAPTLPAEQERRAAPAEGEGDGAPDWWPDEIWEDD, from the coding sequence ATGCGGGAGATGTCGCTCGCGGTCGTTGGGGTCGGGTTCGACAACAAGAAGGGACCGCCGCGGCAGTTTGAAATCGCGATGTGCACGCCAGGCGAGCCGGTGAAGCTGGTTCCCGAGCCTCGCAATCCGGCCGACCCCAACGCGATCGCCGTCTATTCTGCGAGAGACATCCAAATCGGCTATTTGCGAGCCGAGCGCGCGCCGATGATCGGCGCGGCAATGAGGCGCGGTGTCGTGATCGCGATATTCCAGCGGAAGGAAGAATGGGGCGCTACAATCCGGGCGAACCTCGAGGGGAGGGCGCCCACGCTGCCAGCCGAGCAGGAGCGCCGAGCAGCGCCAGCGGAAGGCGAGGGGGATGGGGCCCCGGATTGGTGGCCTGACGAAATTTGGGAGGATGATTGA
- a CDS encoding DnaT-like ssDNA-binding protein, whose protein sequence is MAAYGDDEGFEAWLAEQGLVLPADAPAPAVLRARGSLYVDSYEKFWTGQRAGGVTQKLGWPRSGATVNCTMAIPDDVIPPAVITAAYRAAWLDAVTPGILNGSAGTAGSRVKRQKVDVIEREFFDDGKAEIGGGPSFIDSQIDGLLSQFVCDDSGAAFLWTLGC, encoded by the coding sequence ATGGCGGCATATGGCGACGACGAGGGATTTGAGGCTTGGCTCGCCGAGCAAGGCCTTGTGCTGCCCGCTGACGCACCCGCGCCCGCTGTCCTTCGCGCCCGGGGCAGCCTCTATGTCGACAGCTACGAGAAATTCTGGACGGGCCAGCGCGCCGGAGGCGTGACGCAGAAGCTGGGCTGGCCGCGCTCCGGGGCGACCGTCAATTGCACGATGGCGATTCCCGACGACGTCATCCCTCCCGCGGTCATCACCGCTGCGTACCGTGCCGCATGGCTCGATGCAGTGACGCCGGGCATCCTCAACGGCTCGGCGGGCACTGCGGGCTCGCGAGTGAAGCGCCAGAAGGTCGACGTCATCGAGCGCGAATTCTTCGACGACGGCAAGGCGGAGATCGGCGGCGGTCCGTCGTTCATCGACAGCCAGATCGACGGGCTTCTCTCGCAATTCGTCTGCGACGACAGCGGGGCCGCCTTCCTTTGGACACTGGGTTGTTAG
- a CDS encoding helix-turn-helix domain-containing protein codes for MEQQHPLDSLFASAKANRIPMSRVCERAGVDPTTPSRWKRGLTRPTADKLFELQKALAVLVEEREAEIAAVSN; via the coding sequence ATGGAACAGCAGCACCCCTTGGACAGCCTGTTTGCATCGGCAAAGGCTAATCGCATCCCCATGTCGCGCGTCTGTGAGCGGGCTGGGGTCGACCCCACCACCCCATCTCGTTGGAAGCGTGGCCTGACGCGCCCGACGGCGGACAAGCTCTTCGAATTGCAGAAGGCGCTCGCCGTTCTCGTCGAAGAACGCGAGGCTGAAATCGCGGCAGTGTCGAACTGA
- a CDS encoding major capsid protein, which yields MRYFDQQLIANHPRQHGVWWDELSVVREHFHQTEDGLAALGNAAAVLPRDAWLDLDGITRRVMRADEGQVWMADLMPLAKPVNIGKLVHLNRVSSDAGRVTRSMSGQVPTTLDKVSYDYRGTPVPIFSTGYGREWREWNTLQSENFDALGDDQEAAVAKIRQDNALYVLDGDASIVVEGYTAYGIRTSPLSKAINLGSAAGGADIDLTDAATTSDEIDTFFAQTLGAMLDANFITGKVNIYVSPEIGRNLDRSYSGADGFKGGTLLSYLLTNRRINKIAVSFELSGNEFFGFVPSSEYIRPLVAMATSTVAMPRLHPRANYQFEVWDAMGIEIRADYNGKSGVFYSTVVNA from the coding sequence ATGCGCTATTTCGATCAGCAGCTCATCGCCAACCACCCCCGCCAGCACGGCGTATGGTGGGACGAACTCAGCGTTGTGCGCGAGCATTTCCACCAGACCGAGGATGGTCTCGCCGCGCTCGGCAACGCCGCTGCGGTGCTGCCGCGCGACGCATGGCTCGACCTCGACGGCATCACCCGCCGCGTCATGCGCGCCGATGAAGGCCAGGTCTGGATGGCCGACCTCATGCCGCTCGCGAAGCCCGTCAACATCGGCAAGCTGGTTCACCTGAACCGCGTGTCGTCGGATGCGGGCCGCGTGACGCGCAGCATGTCGGGCCAGGTGCCGACGACCCTCGACAAGGTCAGCTACGACTATCGCGGCACGCCGGTGCCGATCTTCTCGACCGGTTACGGCCGCGAGTGGCGCGAGTGGAACACGCTGCAGAGCGAGAACTTCGACGCGCTGGGCGACGATCAGGAAGCGGCAGTCGCCAAGATCCGGCAGGACAACGCGCTGTACGTGCTCGACGGCGACGCCTCGATCGTTGTCGAGGGCTATACCGCCTACGGCATCCGGACCTCGCCCCTGTCGAAGGCGATCAACCTCGGCAGCGCAGCCGGCGGTGCGGACATCGACCTCACCGACGCGGCAACGACCTCGGATGAGATCGACACCTTCTTCGCCCAGACGCTGGGCGCGATGCTCGATGCGAACTTCATCACCGGCAAGGTCAACATCTACGTCTCGCCGGAGATCGGTCGCAACCTCGATCGCTCCTATTCGGGCGCCGACGGCTTCAAGGGCGGCACATTGCTGAGCTACCTGCTCACCAACCGCCGCATCAACAAGATCGCGGTGTCGTTCGAGCTCTCGGGTAACGAGTTCTTCGGCTTCGTGCCGTCGAGCGAGTACATCCGCCCGCTCGTCGCCATGGCAACCTCGACCGTCGCAATGCCCCGCCTGCATCCCCGAGCGAACTACCAGTTCGAAGTCTGGGATGCGATGGGCATCGAAATCCGCGCGGACTACAACGGCAAGTCGGGTGTCTTCTACTCGACCGTCGTCAACGCCTGA
- a CDS encoding phage tail terminator-like protein: MPSIQTTDWLALKSRIDTLVTNPAMTKFEPGDILTPPTDANGPAPYILLSDVTNEPVRVGLSARPVVGVDHIRSGTLMLAVQWPIARAVTHAQLREIAGQIAAHFPADTCMNFGQSRLRTTRDADAMQDYVDGAYRVAVVRVFWSSI; the protein is encoded by the coding sequence ATGCCATCAATTCAGACGACGGATTGGCTGGCGCTGAAATCGCGCATCGACACGCTGGTCACCAATCCGGCGATGACGAAATTCGAGCCCGGCGACATCCTCACCCCGCCGACCGACGCGAACGGACCCGCGCCGTATATCCTGCTCTCCGACGTCACGAATGAGCCAGTCCGCGTCGGCCTCTCCGCGCGGCCCGTCGTTGGCGTCGACCATATCCGCTCGGGCACGCTCATGCTCGCGGTGCAGTGGCCGATCGCGCGCGCGGTGACGCATGCCCAGCTCAGGGAGATTGCCGGACAGATCGCAGCGCATTTCCCCGCCGATACGTGCATGAACTTTGGACAATCGCGCCTACGGACGACGCGCGACGCGGACGCGATGCAGGACTATGTCGATGGCGCTTACCGGGTCGCCGTCGTGCGGGTGTTTTGGTCGTCGATTTAG